Sequence from the Clostridium butyricum genome:
CTTATTAATAATTCTGAAATTTTTATAAGCCAATCAGGTGCATATAATATATATAATGCTTTATGTGCATTTTCAATTGCAAAACAGCTAGGTATTAATGATGATGTGATAAAATCATCTCTTCAAAACCAAAGTTCAAGCTTTGGAAGACAAGAACAAATAAAAATAGATGACAAAAATATTCAGATAATATTAGTAAAAAATCCTGCAGGATATAATCAAGCATTAGATACTTTAAAGTTAAATGACGATGCATTTTCTGCTCTATTTATGCTTAATGATAATTATGCTGATGGACGTGATGTATCATGGATATGGGATGTTGACTTTGAAAAAATATCAGAATTAAAACTTCAGGACATATTTATTTCTGGATTGAGAATGTATGATATGGCTGTTAGATTAAAAGTAGCAGGACTTGATAAAGATAAGTTTATCCTTGAAGAAGATTATGAGCAGTTAACAGAAAAACTTAAGAAATCTTCATCAACTAAAATATATATACTTGCAACATACACTGCTATGATTAATTATAGAAAATATCTTCATTCAAAAGGCTATATTGATAAATTATGGTAATAAGGAGGATTTAATATTATGGAATTAACTATATGCCACCTATATCCTGATTTATTAAATGTTTATGGCGATGTAGGTAATGTACTTATTTTAAAACATAGAGCTTCTCTAAGAGGCATTAATGTAAATATTGTAAATTGTTCTCAAGGTGATATTTTAGATAAAGATAATACTGACATTATCTTCTTTGGAGGTGGTCAAGATTTTGAACAATCTATTGTATCTGACGATTTAAAAAACATGAAAAAACAACCTTTAACAGAATATATTGAAGAAGGTAAGGTTGTACTTGCAATTTGTGGTGGATATCAACTTCTTGGAAAATACTACACTGCACCTAATGGTGAAAAAATAGACGGCCTTGGAATACTTGATATTTATACTGAAGGTGGAGACACTAGATTTATAGGAAATACAGAAATCATTAATGAAGAGTTCAATGAAACATATGTAGGTTTTGAAAATCATTCAGGAAGAACATATATCAATAATTACAAAGCACTAGGAAAATGTATTCACGGATATGGAAATAATGGTTCTGACGGATATGAAGGATGTATATATAAGAATACTTTTGGGTCATATTTCCACGGTTCATTTTTATCTAAGAATCCAGAATTTGCAGATAGACTTTTAACTTTAGCCCTTCAAAAAAAGTATGGTCAAGAAGTAATCCTAGAATCTTTAACTGATGAATTTGAATTAAAAGCTAAGCAATCAATAATTGAACGATTAAAAAAATAATAAAATACTCCCTTGTTTTTTACTTGGGAGTATTTTCATTGAATCTTTACCTGTTAATTACCTTTCTATTTATCAAATAATCAAATTCCCATGGTTCCATGGATTCTATTGTTTTAAACTCATAACCCAATCTCTTATAATCATCAATTATTCCTTGCAGTGCTTCTGTTGTGGTTTTTTTATTTTCTAAATCATGCATCAAAACAACTTCTACTATATTCTTTCCACACATTTCTTCTACATTCTCTTTTATAGTATTACAAGCTACACATGACCTTCTTGTATCACCACAATCTATCGTCCAGTCAATATAATTTATATCTCTACTTTTTAAATATGATTTTATATTACTTAAAACGTCTCTCGTACATACAGTGTTAGTTGAGCCACCAGGCATCCTGACCATATTATAAGTTCTTTCTTCATTAATAATTCCATTTATTGTTTTCATACACTTGTTTAAATCATTTACATAATTTTCAGTGGAACTATATATTTCGGTATAATCGTGATTATTGCAGTGTGGTAATATTCCCATACCACTGCTGTTTATTCTTCTCATAGTACCCTTATTTCTAACTGCATTATTACCAACTACACAAAATGTAGCTTTAACATTATTTTTGCATAATAGATCTAATATAGAATCTGTATTACTAAAAGAAGGTCCATCATCAAAAGTCAAATAAACTACTTTCCTTTCTGCTGCCTCAGGTTTAATTTTCACACCTATATAATTTACACTTATAAGGCTAATAATAATTGCAATTAATATATTTTTTATATATTGTTTCATAAAATGTCACCCCTTCTTCATAGTTCGTATATAGTTTGTTCAAAAAAACAAAATCTATATCTATTAATGTAAAAATATATTTAACTTTTTCATAATTTTAAATGGAATATATGCCTTCAAAAACCATCTTAGTAAATTAATTATTTAACTATATTCATTAATCAAAAAAACATATGTTATTCTTATTTAATAATTTCTTTAGTATTTTAAACCTAACATTTATTGTTATTAGTTTGTATAAATGTTATACTAAAACTGTTTTAAGATATTTAATAAATAGAAGCGGAGAGATTTGACTTGAAAAAAAATTTTATTTTAAAAACACTTATACTAACTCTTTCTATTTCTTTATTCAGCCCATTAGCATCTATTAATGCAAAAGCTGCTACAACTGCACAGCCAGATATAAATGCTCAAGCTGCTATAACTATGGATTTAGAAACTGGTGAAATCATCTATTGTAAGGATGCAGACAGCAAAAGATATCCAGCTAGTACAACAAAACTTTTAACAGGTTTACTTTTAGCTGAAAATAAACAAAAAAGTGATGAAATTGCATTTACAGAATCTGCAAAAATCCAACCTGAATATTCACTGAACATAAACTTTATGCACAACTCTATGAAAGTTGGAGATACTATGTCAGCTGATGATGTCATGAAAGGTTTATTGCTATTCTCTGGAAATGATACTGCATATATGATTGCTGACAATGTTGCAGGAAATTCTCAAAAGTTTGCTGATATGATGAATGCAAAAGCAAAAGAAATTGGTGCTAATAATAGTCATTTTGTTACAGCAAATGGATTACATGATGAAAATCACTACACTACAGCATATGATCTTTCCTTAATAACAAAGGCTGCCTTTCAAAATGACTGGGAAAGAGAAACCATGGAACTTGCAGATGCTTCTATTCAAATTAATGGCGCTAAAGTACTGTTAGAAAACAGAAACTTAGGTCTTGGTAAAAATGGAAACATAGCAGGAAAAACTGGTTTAACTAATGCTGCTGGTGGATGTCTTGCTGCTGTTTATGAAGTAAACGGAAGAAAGCTTATAGGTGTAGTTCTTAAGAGTAGACAAGTAGATAATGCCGATATGACTAAATTCAATGACATGGATTCTATAATGAATTATAGTTATAATACATCAAAAACTGTTTACAAATCATCTGGTGAGGAAGTTGGTACTACAGATGTACAATATAAATCATTTGGATTCTTTGGTCCAACAAAGACAATTACAGTTCCATTAAAACTTACTCAAGATGTGACTTATTACGCAAATGCAATCAATGATGCTGAATCTCAAATAACTTATGATAAAACTGATTCAAGCGCATGGAAGTTACTATTTAATAAAGATGTAACACTAACTTATTCAACAAGAAATCATAATGAAAGTGTTGCCGGTAGTGTTGATATCTCATTTGGAAATATATTAAAAGATAACATAATTATTTATATCGCAACTTTAGCAAGTATAATAATTATTATTACATTAATAATATTAATAAAAAATATGGCTTCAAACTCAAGACGTAGAAAAAGCAGTTATTCACGTAGAAGAAGACGTTAATATGCAAATAAAGAAATACTGTATCTAAACTTTTATTTAGATACAGTATTTTTTATTTAAAGATTAAAATTGAAATTTGTAAATATTTCACTGATAGATACTATTAAAAAAACATGGTATAATCAGAATGTTGTTGGTATGGTAATATATCTTAATATTTACGATCCATAAAAATAATCGTTTATCTAAGGAGTAAAAATTAATGAATAAAGTTGAAATGAAAGGCAGCGTAATATTAAATCCCGTACCTGTCGTTTTAGTTACTTCTAAAAACAAAGAAGGAAAAACAAATGTGTTTACAGTTGGATGGACTGGTACAATAAATACAAAGCCTCCAATGTTATATATCTCAATAAGACCAGAAAGACTGTCTTATGAATATATAAAAGAAACCATGGAATTTGTTGTAAATCTTCCTGGTTCTAATCTAGTAAAAGCAGTAGACTATTGTGGTGTACGTTCTGGCAAAAGAAATGATAAAATAAAAGAATTAGGATTTACACTAAGTGAAAGCAGTAACATATCGGTGCCTTATATTGATGAGTGCCCTATTAATATTGAATGCAAAGTAAAAGATATCATTCCACTTGGAACTCATGACATGTTCATTGCTGAAGTTGTTGGATCTCACATAAATGAAGATCTATTTGATGAAGATGGAAAGATACATTTTGAAAATGCAAATATGATGGCTTATTGTCATGGGGAATACTTCCCTCTTCAAAAGCATCCTGTAGGATCTTTTGGCTTTTCTGTAATGAAGAAAAAAACAAAAAAAAGAAGACAGCTTCAAGCAAAGAAAACTAAATAAGTTTTCTTTGTATTTCTGAAAGGGGAAAAAATTTGAATAATAAAATACGTGATAATTATTTTGATAACCTTAGAGGATTTTTAATAATTTGTGTTATTGTTGGAAATTCACTTGAATATATATCTCCATCAAGTGTTAATCCTCACTATTTAATTCTTTTTCTTTATATGTTTCATATGCCTTTATTTACTTTTATCTCAGGATACTTTTGTAAAAAAAGCAAACGAAGCACTGTTGAAAAAGTAATTGATACAACCAAAATTTATTTATTTGCTCAAACATTCTATTTTATCTTTAACAGATATATATTAGATAGAACAAGTGTTAAATTCCAATTGTTATATCCAAGCTGGACTTTATGGTACCTCATGGCATTAATAATCTGGTATGTTCTTTCTGATTATATTAAAAATTACAAAATTGCCTTTGCACTATCTGTAGCAGCATCATTAATTATTGGATTTGATGGAAGTATTGGAACATATGCAAGTGTATCAAGAATATTTTTCTTCATGCCATTTTTTATAGCTGGTATGGCTTTTAACAAAGAAACTTTCTTAGAAAAATATAAAAAATACTCTATTCATTTAGGAGTACTTACATGTGTAATTCTTATTATATTATTTGCAATAAGAGAATTTACAGATGTTGAATACTTTTTTGAATATACTAATTATACTTTCTATTCTGATTCTGCCATTTATCCATTTATACTTAGATTATTCCACTATATAGGCGGTTTCATTATATGTAGTTTCATTTTAATGGTATTTACACATAAAAAGACTTTATTTACTTGGTTTGGTAAAAATTCTTTAGTTCTATATATTTCACATGCAGCTGTAATCCAACTGCTTACATTAAGACCTATACTAAAATATGGTTCATGGTCACAACTTATTTTATCTGAAGCATTTATTGTTACAGTGTTATTAGTACTTGCCATGATAATAAAAAAAATTACGTCATATGCAAAATCTATGCAGATTCATGATATTAATGACTTAAATCAACAAGCATAATAATTAAAATCAACACTTTCAAAAGAGCTTAATGAAAATTTTCATCAAGCTCTTTTTTATACTATTCAATTAAACTCTTGAATCCTTTTCCAAGTACTTCACTTGTATCATTAACTGTTACAAATGCCTGTGGATCATTTAATTTTATAAACTGTTTTAATTTCATAAATTGTCTTCTTGTTAATATTGTGAGTATTACACAATTATTTTCACCAGTATATCCACCCTTACCGTAAAATACAGTACATCCTCTATCTATATCTTTCATTATGTAATTTGAAACAAGCTTTTCTTCCTTTGTAAATACCATAACCTGCTTAGATATATTTAAACCATCTACAAATTTATCAATTAAAGTTCCAGTTAGATATACACTTAAAAGACCAA
This genomic interval carries:
- a CDS encoding type 1 glutamine amidotransferase produces the protein MELTICHLYPDLLNVYGDVGNVLILKHRASLRGINVNIVNCSQGDILDKDNTDIIFFGGGQDFEQSIVSDDLKNMKKQPLTEYIEEGKVVLAICGGYQLLGKYYTAPNGEKIDGLGILDIYTEGGDTRFIGNTEIINEEFNETYVGFENHSGRTYINNYKALGKCIHGYGNNGSDGYEGCIYKNTFGSYFHGSFLSKNPEFADRLLTLALQKKYGQEVILESLTDEFELKAKQSIIERLKK
- a CDS encoding polysaccharide deacetylase family protein, which encodes MKQYIKNILIAIIISLISVNYIGVKIKPEAAERKVVYLTFDDGPSFSNTDSILDLLCKNNVKATFCVVGNNAVRNKGTMRRINSSGMGILPHCNNHDYTEIYSSTENYVNDLNKCMKTINGIINEERTYNMVRMPGGSTNTVCTRDVLSNIKSYLKSRDINYIDWTIDCGDTRRSCVACNTIKENVEEMCGKNIVEVVLMHDLENKKTTTEALQGIIDDYKRLGYEFKTIESMEPWEFDYLINRKVINR
- a CDS encoding D-alanyl-D-alanine carboxypeptidase family protein, with product MKKNFILKTLILTLSISLFSPLASINAKAATTAQPDINAQAAITMDLETGEIIYCKDADSKRYPASTTKLLTGLLLAENKQKSDEIAFTESAKIQPEYSLNINFMHNSMKVGDTMSADDVMKGLLLFSGNDTAYMIADNVAGNSQKFADMMNAKAKEIGANNSHFVTANGLHDENHYTTAYDLSLITKAAFQNDWERETMELADASIQINGAKVLLENRNLGLGKNGNIAGKTGLTNAAGGCLAAVYEVNGRKLIGVVLKSRQVDNADMTKFNDMDSIMNYSYNTSKTVYKSSGEEVGTTDVQYKSFGFFGPTKTITVPLKLTQDVTYYANAINDAESQITYDKTDSSAWKLLFNKDVTLTYSTRNHNESVAGSVDISFGNILKDNIIIYIATLASIIIIITLIILIKNMASNSRRRKSSYSRRRRR
- a CDS encoding flavin reductase family protein; its protein translation is MNKVEMKGSVILNPVPVVLVTSKNKEGKTNVFTVGWTGTINTKPPMLYISIRPERLSYEYIKETMEFVVNLPGSNLVKAVDYCGVRSGKRNDKIKELGFTLSESSNISVPYIDECPINIECKVKDIIPLGTHDMFIAEVVGSHINEDLFDEDGKIHFENANMMAYCHGEYFPLQKHPVGSFGFSVMKKKTKKRRQLQAKKTK
- a CDS encoding acyltransferase family protein, whose translation is MNNKIRDNYFDNLRGFLIICVIVGNSLEYISPSSVNPHYLILFLYMFHMPLFTFISGYFCKKSKRSTVEKVIDTTKIYLFAQTFYFIFNRYILDRTSVKFQLLYPSWTLWYLMALIIWYVLSDYIKNYKIAFALSVAASLIIGFDGSIGTYASVSRIFFFMPFFIAGMAFNKETFLEKYKKYSIHLGVLTCVILIILFAIREFTDVEYFFEYTNYTFYSDSAIYPFILRLFHYIGGFIICSFILMVFTHKKTLFTWFGKNSLVLYISHAAVIQLLTLRPILKYGSWSQLILSEAFIVTVLLVLAMIIKKITSYAKSMQIHDINDLNQQA